The window CGCAGCAAGCAATACTACTCAACAAACCAATACGCCCGTATCAAAAGAAGCAGGCTTAGCCGATAAGCTCGGTGACAGTTGGTGGACTCCATTATTATTCCTTGCACTCGGTGTTGGCTTAGCCTTTACGCCGTGTGTTCTGCCTATGTACCCAATTCTGACAGGTATCGTATTGGGTGGCGGCAAGCTCAGCCAAGGCCGTGCGCTGATGCTGTCCTTCATCTACGTACAAGGCATGGCGCTGACCTACACCTTATTGGGTTTAGTGGTTGCTTCAGCAGGCATGCAGTTCCAAGCTGCGATGCAACATCCTTACGTATTAATCGCGCTGAGTGTTCTGTTCGTGACGTTGGCGATGTCGATGTTCGGCGTTTATAACCTACAACTACCAAGCAGTATCCAAACTTGGCTTAACAACCAAAGTAACAAGCAACAAGGTGGCAATACCTTGGGCGTGTTCGCAATGGGCGCTATCTCTGGCTTGGTGTGTTCACCTTGTACCACAGCGCCACTGTCAGGCGCATTACTGTATGTCGCTCAAAGTAGTGACCTATTAACCGGAGCGATCGCTCTTTATGCGTTAGCGATGGGTATGGGTATCCCGCTGATCTTGGTTGCGGTATTTGGTAATAAGCTGCTGCCAAAAGCAGGCAGTTGGATGGACAAGGTGAAGATCGTATTCGGCTTTATCTTACTGGCAGCGCCTATCTTCCTGCTAGAGCGAATTATTCCTGAATTGTGGGCAACGGTACTTTGGTCCGGACTAGGCTTCATCGCCTTTGGTTGGCTTTACCACAGCAAGAATGCACTGCCATTTGGCGGCTGGAAGCAAAGCGCTGTGGGTATCATCGCGATGCTCGGACTATTCGCTTCAGCGCAACCTGCATTGAATTACTGGTTCGCAGAAAAGAGCGTTGTGGTTGAGCAACAAATCCAATTTGCACGCGTTAACACGGTTGAAGAGTTAGAGATACAGCTGATTGAAGCCAAGAAACTCGGCAAGCCAGTGATGCTCGATTTCTACGCCGATTGGTGTGTGGCATGTAAAGAGTTTGAGAAGTACACCTTCCACCAAGCTGATGTTGAGAACAAGCTTTCTAACTTTGTACTACTTCAGGCTGACGTAACGAAAAACATGCCTCAAGACATTGAACTGCTTAAACAATTACAGGTACTCGGTTTGCCAACAATTGAGTTCTGGGACAGCAAGGGTAACCATGTTCCAAATGCTCGTGTCACCGGTTTTATGCCTGCCGATGTATTCTTGAAACATATGCAAAACCACCAGCTATAACGGCAATATTCACGGGAATATCCGCCTAAACGAAAGCCGCACCGCCCCTCCGTAACGAGATGGCAGTGCGGCTTTTTTGCTATTCAGAGTAACGCTTTCTTATTCTGGGGATAAAAGTCGATATGGTTCAGACTTTTAATGCATAAATATTGTCCACATACTCAATCAGGATGATAATAAA is drawn from Vibrio sp. SNU_ST1 and contains these coding sequences:
- a CDS encoding protein-disulfide reductase DsbD translates to MRRLATLLFVCVSLFTQPAWALFGNDNAEPSFGGNNNGFVPVDQAFPFNYYQQDGKVLLDWQVKEGYYLYQHSLSFTGQNLTIGNVEMKNGQPHQDEFFGEVSIYTQPLFVQVPLQSYQDGSQLIVKYQGCADAGFCYPPEIRVIDIEPFTATSSGDMKSSDEQSSGVSQDSSGEADKSVQPSSPTADAASNTTQQTNTPVSKEAGLADKLGDSWWTPLLFLALGVGLAFTPCVLPMYPILTGIVLGGGKLSQGRALMLSFIYVQGMALTYTLLGLVVASAGMQFQAAMQHPYVLIALSVLFVTLAMSMFGVYNLQLPSSIQTWLNNQSNKQQGGNTLGVFAMGAISGLVCSPCTTAPLSGALLYVAQSSDLLTGAIALYALAMGMGIPLILVAVFGNKLLPKAGSWMDKVKIVFGFILLAAPIFLLERIIPELWATVLWSGLGFIAFGWLYHSKNALPFGGWKQSAVGIIAMLGLFASAQPALNYWFAEKSVVVEQQIQFARVNTVEELEIQLIEAKKLGKPVMLDFYADWCVACKEFEKYTFHQADVENKLSNFVLLQADVTKNMPQDIELLKQLQVLGLPTIEFWDSKGNHVPNARVTGFMPADVFLKHMQNHQL